The following proteins are encoded in a genomic region of Dasypus novemcinctus isolate mDasNov1 chromosome 3, mDasNov1.1.hap2, whole genome shotgun sequence:
- the GLCE gene encoding D-glucuronyl C5-epimerase: MRCLAARVNYKTLIIICALFTLVTVLLWNKCSSDKAIQFPRHLSSGFRVDGLEKRAAASESNNYVNLMARQQSEEAFPQEQQKAPPVVAGFNNNGGGKVFGLKYEEIDCLINDEHTIKGRREGNEVFLPFTWVEKYFDVYGKVVQYDGYDRFEFSHSYSKVYAQRAPYHPDGVFMSFEGYNVEVRDRVKCISGVEGVPLSTQWGPQGYFYPIQIAQYGLSHYSKNLTEKAPHIEVYETAEDKDKNSKSNDWTVPKGCFIASVADKSRFTNVKQFIAPETSEGVSLQLGNTKDFIISFDLKFLTNGSVSVILETTEKNQLFTVHYISNTQLIAFKERDIYYGIGPRTSWSTVTRDLVTDLRKGVGLSNTKAVKPTKIMPKKVVRLIAKGKGFLDNITISATAHMAAFFAASDWLVRNQDEKGGWPIMVTRKLGEGFKSLEPGWYSAMAQGQAISTLVRAYLLTKDHMFLNSALRATAPYKFLSEQHGVKAVFMNKYDWYEEYPTTPSSFVLNGFMYSLIGLYDLKETAGEKLGKEARSLYERGMESLKAMLPLYDTGSGTIYDLRHFMLGIAPNLARWDYHTTHINQLQLLSTIDESPIFKEFVKRWKSYLKGNRAKHN; encoded by the exons ATGCGTTGCTTGGCAGCTCGGGTCAACTATAAGACTTTGATTATCATCTGTGCACTCTTCACTTTGGTCACAGTACTTTTGTGGAATAAATGTTCCAGCGACAAAGCAATCCAGTTTCCACGACACTTGAGTAGTGGCTTCAGAGTGGATGGATTAGAGAAAAGAGCAGCAGCATCTGAGAGTAACAACTATGTGAACCTCATGGCCAGACAACAGTCTGAGGAGGCATTCCCTCAGGAACAGCAGAAAGCACCCCCTGTTGTGGCAGGCTTCAATAACAATGGGGGAGGCAAGGTGTTTGGGCTGAAATATGAAGAAATTGACTGTCTTATAAACGATGAACATACAATTAAAGGGAGACGAGAGGGGAATGAAGTCTTTCTTCCATTCACTTGGGTAGAGAAATATTTTGACGTTTATGGAAAAGTGGTTCAGTATGATGGCTATGATCGGTTTGAATTCTCTCATAGCTATTCCAAAGTCTATGCACAGAGAGCCCCTTATCACCCTGATGGTGTTTTTATGTCCTTTGAAGGCTACAACGTGGAAGTCCGAGACAGAGTCAAGTGCATAAGTGGGGTTGAAG GTGTACCATTATCTACACAATGGGGACCTCAAGGCTATTTCTACCCCATCCAGATTGCACAGTATGGGTTAAGTCATTACAGCAAGAATCTAACCGAGAAGGCTCCTCACATAGAGGTTTATGAAACAGCGGAAGACAAGGACAAAAACAGCAAGTCTAATGACTGGACTGTGCCAAAGGGCTGCTTTATAGCTAGCGTGGCTGATAAGTCTAGATTCACCAATGTTAAACAGTTTATTGCTCCAG AAACTAGTGAAGGTGTATCTCTACAGCTGGGGAACacaaaagattttattatttcatttgaccTCAAGTTCTTGACAAATGGAAGTGTGTCTGTCATTTTAGAGACCACAGAGAAAAATCAGCTCTTCACTGTACATTACATTTCAAATACCCAGCTAATTGCTTTTAAAGAAAGAGACATATATTATGGCATTGGACCTAGAACTTCATGGAGCACAGTTACCAGGGATCTGGTCACTGATCTCAGGAAAGGAGTGGGTCTTTCCAACACAAAAGCCGTCAAGCCAACCAAAATAATGCCCAAGAAGGTGGTTAGGTTGATTGCAAAAGGGAAGGGGTTCCTCGACAACATTACCATCTCTGCCACAGCCCACATGGCTGCATTCTTCGCTGCCAGTGACTGGCTGGTAAGGAACCAGGACGAGAAAGGTGGCTGGCCAATTATGGTGACTCGTAAGTTAGGGGAAGGGTTCAAGTCTTTAGAGCCAGGGTGGTACTCTGCCATGGCCCAGGGCCAAGCCATTTCTACATTAGTCAGGGCCTATCTGTTAACAAAAGACCATATGTTCCTCAATTCAGCTTTAAGGGCAACAGCCCCTTACAAGTTTCTGTCAGAGCAGCACGGAGTTAAAGCTGTGTTTATGAATAAATATGACTGGTATGAAGAATATCCAACCACACCTAGCTCTTTTGTTTTAAATGGCTTTATGTATTCTTTAATTGGGCTGTATGATTTAAAAGAAACTGCAGGGGAAAAACTTGGGAAAGAAGCAAGGTCCTTGTATGAGCGTGGCATGGAATCCCTTAAGGCCATGCTTCCCTTGTATGACACTGGCTCAGGAACCATCTATGACCTCCGTCACTTCATGCTCGGCATTGCTCCCAACCTGGCCCGCTGGGACTATCATACCACCCACATCAATCAACTGCAGCTACTAAGTACCATTGATGAGTCCCCAATCTTCAAAGAATTTGTCAAGAGATGGAAAAGTTACCTTAAAGGCAACAGGGCAAAGCACAACTAG